Proteins from one Doryrhamphus excisus isolate RoL2022-K1 chromosome 19, RoL_Dexc_1.0, whole genome shotgun sequence genomic window:
- the LOC131107275 gene encoding DNA (cytosine-5)-methyltransferase 3A-like isoform X2: protein MPSNAVSDATFKDSTDSTGSNTVGVCLKEGPSSNPHPGPPPSYNGDVGGHRDRTSNSCFAKSERTEAENGILREPSSSSSSSCRSEDGVQAQCLPQQDRLLQDGEATPHKKRGRRKLERPTKYVEHIEEDGGQVVKSEGGRGRLRGGVGWEVSLRQRPVPRVTFQAGDPYYISKRTREEWLAKWKMEAEKKAKVMSAMNAITDPEDEKETEESRKPDASIDQHPPPSKHQEPPPSPPRSKPQHPSQSQPSLPQQQQQQQQQQPTDPASPTVATTPEPVAVVGGDKTSPEPGDTELDYEDDRGFGIGDLIWGKLRGFSWWPGRIVSWWMTGRSRAAEGTRWVMWFGDGKFSVVCVEKLLPFSSFSNAFHQATYNKQPMYRKAIYEVLQAAGGRAGKSFAACPDSDENETSKSVERLNREMIEWAMAGFQPSGPKGLEPPEEERNPYKEVYPEMWVEPEAAAYTPPPAKKPRKSTVEKPKVKDIIDERTRERLIHEVRQKCRSIEDICISCGSLNVSIEHPLFAGGMCQGCKNCFLECAYQYDDDGYQSYCTICCGGREVLMCGNNNCCRCFCVECVNLLVGQGAAHAAIKEDPWNCFMCGQKGAYGLLERRPDWPCRLQHFFANNHDQDFEPPKIYPPVVVENRKPIRVLSLFDGIATGLLVLRDLGIQVGRYVASEVCEDSIAVGIVRHQGRIMYVGDVRTVTRKHIQEWGPFDLVIGGSPCNDLSIVNPARKGLYEGTGRLFFEFYRLLHEARPKTGEERPFFWLFENVVAMGVSDKRDISRFLECNPVMIDAKEVSAAHRARYFWGNLPGMNRPLAAMCSDRLDLQDCLEHGRTAKFDKVRTITTRSNSIKQGKDQHFPVFMNEKEDILWCTEMERVFGFPVHYTDVSNMSRLARQRLLGRSWSVPVIRHLFAPLKDYFACV from the exons ATGCCGTCCAACGCCGTCAGCGACGCTACATTCAAAGACTCCACCGACTCGACGGGAAGCAACACG GTCGGGGTGTGCCTCAAAGAGGGCCCCAGCAGCAACCCCCACCCGGGGCCGCCCCCGTCCTACAACGGGGACGTGGGCGGGCACAGAGACAGGACGTCCAACTCCTGCTTCGCCAAGTCGGAAAGGACGGAAGCGGAGAACGGGATCCTCAGGGAGCCTtcgtcatcctcctcttcctcctgccgGTCGGAGGACGGCGTGCAGGCTCAGTGTCTCCCCCAGCAGGACAGATTGTTGCAGGACGGCGAGGCCACGCCGCATAAGAAGCGAGGGCGGCGGAAACTGGAACGCCCGACCAAAT ATGTGGAGCACATCGAGGAGGACGGTGGCCAAGTGGTGAAGAGCGAG GGAGGTCGCGGGAGGCTGCGAGGGGGCGTCGGCTGGGAGGTCAGCCTTCGCCAGAGGCCCGTGCCCAGAGTGACCTTCCAGGCTGGTGACCCCTATTACATTAGCAAGCGGACCAGGGAGGAGTGGCTGGCCAAGTGGAAGATGGAG GCAGAGAAAAAGGCCAAAGTGATGTCAGCCATGAACGCAATAACCGACCCCGAGGACGAAAAGGAGACGGAAGAGTCCCGGAAACCAGACGCCTCCATCGACCAGCATCCGCCGCCTTCCAAACATCAGGAGCCTCCGCCAAGTCCGCCGCGGTCCAAGCCGCAGCATCCATCGCAATCCCAGCCGTCGCTCccgcagcaacaacaacaacaacaacaacaacagcctaCTGACCCCGCCTCCCCCACGGTAGCCACCACCCCCGAGCCTGTCGCCGTCGTAGGCGGAGACAAGACATCCCCCGAGCCTGGAGACACTGAACTCGACTATGAG GACGATCGTGGTTTCGGCATCGGCGATCTGATCTGGGGTAAGCTACGGGGGTTCTCGTGGTGGCCAGGACGTATCGTGTCCTGGTGGATGACGGGCCGCAGCAGAGCCGCCGAGGGGACCAGATGGGTCATGTGGTTCGGAGACGGAAAATTCTCAGTG GTTTGTGTTGAGAAACTCTTGCCTTTTAGTTCCTTCAGCAATGCCTTTCACCAAGCAACCTATAACAAGCAGCCCATGTACAGGAAAGCCATCTACGAGGTGCTTCAG GCGGCAGGCGGCCGAGCGGGCAAATCATTTGCTGCCTGTCCTGACAGCGATGAGAACGAAACCTCCAAATCAGTGGAACGTCTGAACAGGGAGATGATCGAGTGGGCGATGGCCGGGTTCCAGCCGAGTGGACCTAAAGGTTTGGAGCCCCCAGAAG AGGAGCGCAACCCGTACAAAGAGGTTTACCCGGAGATGTGGGTGGAGCCAGAAGCGGCAGCCTACACGCCCCCGCCGGCTAAAAAGCCTCGCAAGAGCACAGTGGAGAAACCCAAGGTCAAGGACATCATCGACGAAAGGACGCGAG AGAGACTCATTCACGAAGTCAGACAAAAGTGCCGCAGCATCGAGG ATATTTGTATCTCCTGTGGAAGTCTGAATGTCAGCATCGAGCACCCGCTGTTTGCAGGAGGAATGTGCCAGGGCTGCAAG AACTGCTTCCTGGAGTGTGCGTATCAGTACGACGACGACGGCTACCAGTCGTACTGCACCATCTGCTGCGGCGGACGCGAGGTGCTCATGTGCGGGAACAACAACTGTTGCCG gtgCTTCTGCGTGGAGTGCGTTAACCTCCTGGTCGGCCAAGGGGCGGCCCACGCCGCCATCAAAGAGGACCCCTGGAACTGCTTCATGTGCGGCCAGAAGGGGGCGTACGGTCTGCTGGAGCGCCGCCCCGACTGGCCCTGCCGGCTCCAGCACTTCTTTGCCAACAACCACGACCAGGATTTT GAACCACCAAAGATTTACCCCCCCGTCGTGGTGGAGAACAGGAAGCCCATTCGGGTCTTGTCGCTATTTGATGGCATAGCAACAG GGTTGCTGGTTCTGCGAGATCTGGGTATCCAAGTGGGCCGCTACGTGGCCTCGGAGGTGTGCGAGGACTCCATCGCCGTGGGGATCGTGCGGCATCAGGGTCGCATTATGTACGTGGGCGACGTGCGGACCGTTACGCGTAAACAC ATACAAGAGTGGGGTCCTTTTGACCTTGTCATCGGCGGGAGTCCGTGCAACGACCTCTCCATCGTGAACCCTGCCCGGAAAGGCCTTTACG AGGGGACGGGCCGCCTGTTTTTCGAGTTCTACCGACTCCTGCACGAGGCTCGGCCGAAGACGGGCGAAGAGCGGCCTTTCTTCTGGCTCTTTGAGAACGTGGTAGCCATGGGTGTCAGTGATAAGAGGGACATATCTCGCTTTCTGGAG TGCAACCCGGTGATGATCGACGCCAAGGAGGTGTCGGCCGCCCACCGTGCCCGCTACTTCTGGGGAAACCTGCCTGGCATGAACAG GCCCCTGGCGGCCATGTGCAGCGACAGGTTGGACCTGCAGGACTGTTTGGAACACGGAAGAACCGCCAAG TTTGACAAGGTGAGGACCATCACCACCAGGTCCAACTCCATCAAGCAGGGCAAGGACCAGCACTTCCCGGTCTTCATGAACGAGAAGGAGGACATCCTGTGGTGCACTGAGATGGAGAG
- the LOC131107275 gene encoding DNA (cytosine-5)-methyltransferase 3A-like isoform X1, giving the protein MPSNAVSDATFKDSTDSTGSNTVGVCLKEGPSSNPHPGPPPSYNGDVGGHRDRTSNSCFAKSERTEAENGILREPSSSSSSSCRSEDGVQAQCLPQQDRLLQDGEATPHKKRGRRKLERPTKYVEHIEEDGGQVVKSEGGRGRLRGGVGWEVSLRQRPVPRVTFQAGDPYYISKRTREEWLAKWKMEAEKKAKVMSAMNAITDPEDEKETEESRKPDASIDQHPPPSKHQEPPPSPPRSKPQHPSQSQPSLPQQQQQQQQQQPTDPASPTVATTPEPVAVVGGDKTSPEPGDTELDYEDDRGFGIGDLIWGKLRGFSWWPGRIVSWWMTGRSRAAEGTRWVMWFGDGKFSVVCVEKLLPFSSFSNAFHQATYNKQPMYRKAIYEVLQAAGGRAGKSFAACPDSDENETSKSVERLNREMIEWAMAGFQPSGPKGLEPPEEERNPYKEVYPEMWVEPEAAAYTPPPAKKPRKSTVEKPKVKDIIDERTRERLIHEVRQKCRSIEDICISCGSLNVSIEHPLFAGGMCQGCKNCFLECAYQYDDDGYQSYCTICCGGREVLMCGNNNCCRCFCVECVNLLVGQGAAHAAIKEDPWNCFMCGQKGAYGLLERRPDWPCRLQHFFANNHDQDFEPPKIYPPVVVENRKPIRVLSLFDGIATGLLVLRDLGIQVGRYVASEVCEDSIAVGIVRHQGRIMYVGDVRTVTRKHIQEWGPFDLVIGGSPCNDLSIVNPARKGLYEGTGRLFFEFYRLLHEARPKTGEERPFFWLFENVVAMGVSDKRDISRFLECNPVMIDAKEVSAAHRARYFWGNLPGMNRSVGEWPLAAMCSDRLDLQDCLEHGRTAKFDKVRTITTRSNSIKQGKDQHFPVFMNEKEDILWCTEMERVFGFPVHYTDVSNMSRLARQRLLGRSWSVPVIRHLFAPLKDYFACV; this is encoded by the exons ATGCCGTCCAACGCCGTCAGCGACGCTACATTCAAAGACTCCACCGACTCGACGGGAAGCAACACG GTCGGGGTGTGCCTCAAAGAGGGCCCCAGCAGCAACCCCCACCCGGGGCCGCCCCCGTCCTACAACGGGGACGTGGGCGGGCACAGAGACAGGACGTCCAACTCCTGCTTCGCCAAGTCGGAAAGGACGGAAGCGGAGAACGGGATCCTCAGGGAGCCTtcgtcatcctcctcttcctcctgccgGTCGGAGGACGGCGTGCAGGCTCAGTGTCTCCCCCAGCAGGACAGATTGTTGCAGGACGGCGAGGCCACGCCGCATAAGAAGCGAGGGCGGCGGAAACTGGAACGCCCGACCAAAT ATGTGGAGCACATCGAGGAGGACGGTGGCCAAGTGGTGAAGAGCGAG GGAGGTCGCGGGAGGCTGCGAGGGGGCGTCGGCTGGGAGGTCAGCCTTCGCCAGAGGCCCGTGCCCAGAGTGACCTTCCAGGCTGGTGACCCCTATTACATTAGCAAGCGGACCAGGGAGGAGTGGCTGGCCAAGTGGAAGATGGAG GCAGAGAAAAAGGCCAAAGTGATGTCAGCCATGAACGCAATAACCGACCCCGAGGACGAAAAGGAGACGGAAGAGTCCCGGAAACCAGACGCCTCCATCGACCAGCATCCGCCGCCTTCCAAACATCAGGAGCCTCCGCCAAGTCCGCCGCGGTCCAAGCCGCAGCATCCATCGCAATCCCAGCCGTCGCTCccgcagcaacaacaacaacaacaacaacaacagcctaCTGACCCCGCCTCCCCCACGGTAGCCACCACCCCCGAGCCTGTCGCCGTCGTAGGCGGAGACAAGACATCCCCCGAGCCTGGAGACACTGAACTCGACTATGAG GACGATCGTGGTTTCGGCATCGGCGATCTGATCTGGGGTAAGCTACGGGGGTTCTCGTGGTGGCCAGGACGTATCGTGTCCTGGTGGATGACGGGCCGCAGCAGAGCCGCCGAGGGGACCAGATGGGTCATGTGGTTCGGAGACGGAAAATTCTCAGTG GTTTGTGTTGAGAAACTCTTGCCTTTTAGTTCCTTCAGCAATGCCTTTCACCAAGCAACCTATAACAAGCAGCCCATGTACAGGAAAGCCATCTACGAGGTGCTTCAG GCGGCAGGCGGCCGAGCGGGCAAATCATTTGCTGCCTGTCCTGACAGCGATGAGAACGAAACCTCCAAATCAGTGGAACGTCTGAACAGGGAGATGATCGAGTGGGCGATGGCCGGGTTCCAGCCGAGTGGACCTAAAGGTTTGGAGCCCCCAGAAG AGGAGCGCAACCCGTACAAAGAGGTTTACCCGGAGATGTGGGTGGAGCCAGAAGCGGCAGCCTACACGCCCCCGCCGGCTAAAAAGCCTCGCAAGAGCACAGTGGAGAAACCCAAGGTCAAGGACATCATCGACGAAAGGACGCGAG AGAGACTCATTCACGAAGTCAGACAAAAGTGCCGCAGCATCGAGG ATATTTGTATCTCCTGTGGAAGTCTGAATGTCAGCATCGAGCACCCGCTGTTTGCAGGAGGAATGTGCCAGGGCTGCAAG AACTGCTTCCTGGAGTGTGCGTATCAGTACGACGACGACGGCTACCAGTCGTACTGCACCATCTGCTGCGGCGGACGCGAGGTGCTCATGTGCGGGAACAACAACTGTTGCCG gtgCTTCTGCGTGGAGTGCGTTAACCTCCTGGTCGGCCAAGGGGCGGCCCACGCCGCCATCAAAGAGGACCCCTGGAACTGCTTCATGTGCGGCCAGAAGGGGGCGTACGGTCTGCTGGAGCGCCGCCCCGACTGGCCCTGCCGGCTCCAGCACTTCTTTGCCAACAACCACGACCAGGATTTT GAACCACCAAAGATTTACCCCCCCGTCGTGGTGGAGAACAGGAAGCCCATTCGGGTCTTGTCGCTATTTGATGGCATAGCAACAG GGTTGCTGGTTCTGCGAGATCTGGGTATCCAAGTGGGCCGCTACGTGGCCTCGGAGGTGTGCGAGGACTCCATCGCCGTGGGGATCGTGCGGCATCAGGGTCGCATTATGTACGTGGGCGACGTGCGGACCGTTACGCGTAAACAC ATACAAGAGTGGGGTCCTTTTGACCTTGTCATCGGCGGGAGTCCGTGCAACGACCTCTCCATCGTGAACCCTGCCCGGAAAGGCCTTTACG AGGGGACGGGCCGCCTGTTTTTCGAGTTCTACCGACTCCTGCACGAGGCTCGGCCGAAGACGGGCGAAGAGCGGCCTTTCTTCTGGCTCTTTGAGAACGTGGTAGCCATGGGTGTCAGTGATAAGAGGGACATATCTCGCTTTCTGGAG TGCAACCCGGTGATGATCGACGCCAAGGAGGTGTCGGCCGCCCACCGTGCCCGCTACTTCTGGGGAAACCTGCCTGGCATGAACAGGTCTGTGGGAGAATG GCCCCTGGCGGCCATGTGCAGCGACAGGTTGGACCTGCAGGACTGTTTGGAACACGGAAGAACCGCCAAG TTTGACAAGGTGAGGACCATCACCACCAGGTCCAACTCCATCAAGCAGGGCAAGGACCAGCACTTCCCGGTCTTCATGAACGAGAAGGAGGACATCCTGTGGTGCACTGAGATGGAGAG
- the LOC131107275 gene encoding DNA (cytosine-5)-methyltransferase 3A-like isoform X4 encodes MPSNAVSDATFKDSTDSTGSNTVGVCLKEGPSSNPHPGPPPSYNGDVGGHRDRTSNSCFAKSERTEAENGILREPSSSSSSSCRSEDGVQAQCLPQQDRLLQDGEATPHKKRGRRKLERPTKYVEHIEEDGGQVVKSEAEKKAKVMSAMNAITDPEDEKETEESRKPDASIDQHPPPSKHQEPPPSPPRSKPQHPSQSQPSLPQQQQQQQQQQPTDPASPTVATTPEPVAVVGGDKTSPEPGDTELDYEDDRGFGIGDLIWGKLRGFSWWPGRIVSWWMTGRSRAAEGTRWVMWFGDGKFSVVCVEKLLPFSSFSNAFHQATYNKQPMYRKAIYEVLQAAGGRAGKSFAACPDSDENETSKSVERLNREMIEWAMAGFQPSGPKGLEPPEEERNPYKEVYPEMWVEPEAAAYTPPPAKKPRKSTVEKPKVKDIIDERTRERLIHEVRQKCRSIEDICISCGSLNVSIEHPLFAGGMCQGCKNCFLECAYQYDDDGYQSYCTICCGGREVLMCGNNNCCRCFCVECVNLLVGQGAAHAAIKEDPWNCFMCGQKGAYGLLERRPDWPCRLQHFFANNHDQDFEPPKIYPPVVVENRKPIRVLSLFDGIATGLLVLRDLGIQVGRYVASEVCEDSIAVGIVRHQGRIMYVGDVRTVTRKHIQEWGPFDLVIGGSPCNDLSIVNPARKGLYEGTGRLFFEFYRLLHEARPKTGEERPFFWLFENVVAMGVSDKRDISRFLECNPVMIDAKEVSAAHRARYFWGNLPGMNRPLAAMCSDRLDLQDCLEHGRTAKFDKVRTITTRSNSIKQGKDQHFPVFMNEKEDILWCTEMERVFGFPVHYTDVSNMSRLARQRLLGRSWSVPVIRHLFAPLKDYFACV; translated from the exons ATGCCGTCCAACGCCGTCAGCGACGCTACATTCAAAGACTCCACCGACTCGACGGGAAGCAACACG GTCGGGGTGTGCCTCAAAGAGGGCCCCAGCAGCAACCCCCACCCGGGGCCGCCCCCGTCCTACAACGGGGACGTGGGCGGGCACAGAGACAGGACGTCCAACTCCTGCTTCGCCAAGTCGGAAAGGACGGAAGCGGAGAACGGGATCCTCAGGGAGCCTtcgtcatcctcctcttcctcctgccgGTCGGAGGACGGCGTGCAGGCTCAGTGTCTCCCCCAGCAGGACAGATTGTTGCAGGACGGCGAGGCCACGCCGCATAAGAAGCGAGGGCGGCGGAAACTGGAACGCCCGACCAAAT ATGTGGAGCACATCGAGGAGGACGGTGGCCAAGTGGTGAAGAGCGAG GCAGAGAAAAAGGCCAAAGTGATGTCAGCCATGAACGCAATAACCGACCCCGAGGACGAAAAGGAGACGGAAGAGTCCCGGAAACCAGACGCCTCCATCGACCAGCATCCGCCGCCTTCCAAACATCAGGAGCCTCCGCCAAGTCCGCCGCGGTCCAAGCCGCAGCATCCATCGCAATCCCAGCCGTCGCTCccgcagcaacaacaacaacaacaacaacaacagcctaCTGACCCCGCCTCCCCCACGGTAGCCACCACCCCCGAGCCTGTCGCCGTCGTAGGCGGAGACAAGACATCCCCCGAGCCTGGAGACACTGAACTCGACTATGAG GACGATCGTGGTTTCGGCATCGGCGATCTGATCTGGGGTAAGCTACGGGGGTTCTCGTGGTGGCCAGGACGTATCGTGTCCTGGTGGATGACGGGCCGCAGCAGAGCCGCCGAGGGGACCAGATGGGTCATGTGGTTCGGAGACGGAAAATTCTCAGTG GTTTGTGTTGAGAAACTCTTGCCTTTTAGTTCCTTCAGCAATGCCTTTCACCAAGCAACCTATAACAAGCAGCCCATGTACAGGAAAGCCATCTACGAGGTGCTTCAG GCGGCAGGCGGCCGAGCGGGCAAATCATTTGCTGCCTGTCCTGACAGCGATGAGAACGAAACCTCCAAATCAGTGGAACGTCTGAACAGGGAGATGATCGAGTGGGCGATGGCCGGGTTCCAGCCGAGTGGACCTAAAGGTTTGGAGCCCCCAGAAG AGGAGCGCAACCCGTACAAAGAGGTTTACCCGGAGATGTGGGTGGAGCCAGAAGCGGCAGCCTACACGCCCCCGCCGGCTAAAAAGCCTCGCAAGAGCACAGTGGAGAAACCCAAGGTCAAGGACATCATCGACGAAAGGACGCGAG AGAGACTCATTCACGAAGTCAGACAAAAGTGCCGCAGCATCGAGG ATATTTGTATCTCCTGTGGAAGTCTGAATGTCAGCATCGAGCACCCGCTGTTTGCAGGAGGAATGTGCCAGGGCTGCAAG AACTGCTTCCTGGAGTGTGCGTATCAGTACGACGACGACGGCTACCAGTCGTACTGCACCATCTGCTGCGGCGGACGCGAGGTGCTCATGTGCGGGAACAACAACTGTTGCCG gtgCTTCTGCGTGGAGTGCGTTAACCTCCTGGTCGGCCAAGGGGCGGCCCACGCCGCCATCAAAGAGGACCCCTGGAACTGCTTCATGTGCGGCCAGAAGGGGGCGTACGGTCTGCTGGAGCGCCGCCCCGACTGGCCCTGCCGGCTCCAGCACTTCTTTGCCAACAACCACGACCAGGATTTT GAACCACCAAAGATTTACCCCCCCGTCGTGGTGGAGAACAGGAAGCCCATTCGGGTCTTGTCGCTATTTGATGGCATAGCAACAG GGTTGCTGGTTCTGCGAGATCTGGGTATCCAAGTGGGCCGCTACGTGGCCTCGGAGGTGTGCGAGGACTCCATCGCCGTGGGGATCGTGCGGCATCAGGGTCGCATTATGTACGTGGGCGACGTGCGGACCGTTACGCGTAAACAC ATACAAGAGTGGGGTCCTTTTGACCTTGTCATCGGCGGGAGTCCGTGCAACGACCTCTCCATCGTGAACCCTGCCCGGAAAGGCCTTTACG AGGGGACGGGCCGCCTGTTTTTCGAGTTCTACCGACTCCTGCACGAGGCTCGGCCGAAGACGGGCGAAGAGCGGCCTTTCTTCTGGCTCTTTGAGAACGTGGTAGCCATGGGTGTCAGTGATAAGAGGGACATATCTCGCTTTCTGGAG TGCAACCCGGTGATGATCGACGCCAAGGAGGTGTCGGCCGCCCACCGTGCCCGCTACTTCTGGGGAAACCTGCCTGGCATGAACAG GCCCCTGGCGGCCATGTGCAGCGACAGGTTGGACCTGCAGGACTGTTTGGAACACGGAAGAACCGCCAAG TTTGACAAGGTGAGGACCATCACCACCAGGTCCAACTCCATCAAGCAGGGCAAGGACCAGCACTTCCCGGTCTTCATGAACGAGAAGGAGGACATCCTGTGGTGCACTGAGATGGAGAG
- the LOC131107275 gene encoding DNA (cytosine-5)-methyltransferase 3A-like isoform X3 produces the protein MPSNAVSDATFKDSTDSTGSNTVGVCLKEGPSSNPHPGPPPSYNGDVGGHRDRTSNSCFAKSERTEAENGILREPSSSSSSSCRSEDGVQAQCLPQQDRLLQDGEATPHKKRGRRKLERPTKYVEHIEEDGGQVVKSEAEKKAKVMSAMNAITDPEDEKETEESRKPDASIDQHPPPSKHQEPPPSPPRSKPQHPSQSQPSLPQQQQQQQQQQPTDPASPTVATTPEPVAVVGGDKTSPEPGDTELDYEDDRGFGIGDLIWGKLRGFSWWPGRIVSWWMTGRSRAAEGTRWVMWFGDGKFSVVCVEKLLPFSSFSNAFHQATYNKQPMYRKAIYEVLQAAGGRAGKSFAACPDSDENETSKSVERLNREMIEWAMAGFQPSGPKGLEPPEEERNPYKEVYPEMWVEPEAAAYTPPPAKKPRKSTVEKPKVKDIIDERTRERLIHEVRQKCRSIEDICISCGSLNVSIEHPLFAGGMCQGCKNCFLECAYQYDDDGYQSYCTICCGGREVLMCGNNNCCRCFCVECVNLLVGQGAAHAAIKEDPWNCFMCGQKGAYGLLERRPDWPCRLQHFFANNHDQDFEPPKIYPPVVVENRKPIRVLSLFDGIATGLLVLRDLGIQVGRYVASEVCEDSIAVGIVRHQGRIMYVGDVRTVTRKHIQEWGPFDLVIGGSPCNDLSIVNPARKGLYEGTGRLFFEFYRLLHEARPKTGEERPFFWLFENVVAMGVSDKRDISRFLECNPVMIDAKEVSAAHRARYFWGNLPGMNRSVGEWPLAAMCSDRLDLQDCLEHGRTAKFDKVRTITTRSNSIKQGKDQHFPVFMNEKEDILWCTEMERVFGFPVHYTDVSNMSRLARQRLLGRSWSVPVIRHLFAPLKDYFACV, from the exons ATGCCGTCCAACGCCGTCAGCGACGCTACATTCAAAGACTCCACCGACTCGACGGGAAGCAACACG GTCGGGGTGTGCCTCAAAGAGGGCCCCAGCAGCAACCCCCACCCGGGGCCGCCCCCGTCCTACAACGGGGACGTGGGCGGGCACAGAGACAGGACGTCCAACTCCTGCTTCGCCAAGTCGGAAAGGACGGAAGCGGAGAACGGGATCCTCAGGGAGCCTtcgtcatcctcctcttcctcctgccgGTCGGAGGACGGCGTGCAGGCTCAGTGTCTCCCCCAGCAGGACAGATTGTTGCAGGACGGCGAGGCCACGCCGCATAAGAAGCGAGGGCGGCGGAAACTGGAACGCCCGACCAAAT ATGTGGAGCACATCGAGGAGGACGGTGGCCAAGTGGTGAAGAGCGAG GCAGAGAAAAAGGCCAAAGTGATGTCAGCCATGAACGCAATAACCGACCCCGAGGACGAAAAGGAGACGGAAGAGTCCCGGAAACCAGACGCCTCCATCGACCAGCATCCGCCGCCTTCCAAACATCAGGAGCCTCCGCCAAGTCCGCCGCGGTCCAAGCCGCAGCATCCATCGCAATCCCAGCCGTCGCTCccgcagcaacaacaacaacaacaacaacaacagcctaCTGACCCCGCCTCCCCCACGGTAGCCACCACCCCCGAGCCTGTCGCCGTCGTAGGCGGAGACAAGACATCCCCCGAGCCTGGAGACACTGAACTCGACTATGAG GACGATCGTGGTTTCGGCATCGGCGATCTGATCTGGGGTAAGCTACGGGGGTTCTCGTGGTGGCCAGGACGTATCGTGTCCTGGTGGATGACGGGCCGCAGCAGAGCCGCCGAGGGGACCAGATGGGTCATGTGGTTCGGAGACGGAAAATTCTCAGTG GTTTGTGTTGAGAAACTCTTGCCTTTTAGTTCCTTCAGCAATGCCTTTCACCAAGCAACCTATAACAAGCAGCCCATGTACAGGAAAGCCATCTACGAGGTGCTTCAG GCGGCAGGCGGCCGAGCGGGCAAATCATTTGCTGCCTGTCCTGACAGCGATGAGAACGAAACCTCCAAATCAGTGGAACGTCTGAACAGGGAGATGATCGAGTGGGCGATGGCCGGGTTCCAGCCGAGTGGACCTAAAGGTTTGGAGCCCCCAGAAG AGGAGCGCAACCCGTACAAAGAGGTTTACCCGGAGATGTGGGTGGAGCCAGAAGCGGCAGCCTACACGCCCCCGCCGGCTAAAAAGCCTCGCAAGAGCACAGTGGAGAAACCCAAGGTCAAGGACATCATCGACGAAAGGACGCGAG AGAGACTCATTCACGAAGTCAGACAAAAGTGCCGCAGCATCGAGG ATATTTGTATCTCCTGTGGAAGTCTGAATGTCAGCATCGAGCACCCGCTGTTTGCAGGAGGAATGTGCCAGGGCTGCAAG AACTGCTTCCTGGAGTGTGCGTATCAGTACGACGACGACGGCTACCAGTCGTACTGCACCATCTGCTGCGGCGGACGCGAGGTGCTCATGTGCGGGAACAACAACTGTTGCCG gtgCTTCTGCGTGGAGTGCGTTAACCTCCTGGTCGGCCAAGGGGCGGCCCACGCCGCCATCAAAGAGGACCCCTGGAACTGCTTCATGTGCGGCCAGAAGGGGGCGTACGGTCTGCTGGAGCGCCGCCCCGACTGGCCCTGCCGGCTCCAGCACTTCTTTGCCAACAACCACGACCAGGATTTT GAACCACCAAAGATTTACCCCCCCGTCGTGGTGGAGAACAGGAAGCCCATTCGGGTCTTGTCGCTATTTGATGGCATAGCAACAG GGTTGCTGGTTCTGCGAGATCTGGGTATCCAAGTGGGCCGCTACGTGGCCTCGGAGGTGTGCGAGGACTCCATCGCCGTGGGGATCGTGCGGCATCAGGGTCGCATTATGTACGTGGGCGACGTGCGGACCGTTACGCGTAAACAC ATACAAGAGTGGGGTCCTTTTGACCTTGTCATCGGCGGGAGTCCGTGCAACGACCTCTCCATCGTGAACCCTGCCCGGAAAGGCCTTTACG AGGGGACGGGCCGCCTGTTTTTCGAGTTCTACCGACTCCTGCACGAGGCTCGGCCGAAGACGGGCGAAGAGCGGCCTTTCTTCTGGCTCTTTGAGAACGTGGTAGCCATGGGTGTCAGTGATAAGAGGGACATATCTCGCTTTCTGGAG TGCAACCCGGTGATGATCGACGCCAAGGAGGTGTCGGCCGCCCACCGTGCCCGCTACTTCTGGGGAAACCTGCCTGGCATGAACAGGTCTGTGGGAGAATG GCCCCTGGCGGCCATGTGCAGCGACAGGTTGGACCTGCAGGACTGTTTGGAACACGGAAGAACCGCCAAG TTTGACAAGGTGAGGACCATCACCACCAGGTCCAACTCCATCAAGCAGGGCAAGGACCAGCACTTCCCGGTCTTCATGAACGAGAAGGAGGACATCCTGTGGTGCACTGAGATGGAGAG